The Orcinus orca chromosome 16, mOrcOrc1.1, whole genome shotgun sequence genome includes a window with the following:
- the GSS gene encoding glutathione synthetase isoform X6: MATGWGSLLQDEQQLEELARQAVDRALAEGVLLRTSQEPSSSDVSFILMHRIPSVNGSQFSFPLLMAILVVSYAPFTLFPSLVPSALLEQAYAVQMDFNLLVDAVSQNAAFLEQTLSSTIKRDNFTAHLFDIHKQVLKEGIAQTVFLGLNRSDYMFQRNADGSAALKQIEINTISASFGGLASRTPAVHRHVLNVLGKTKEAAKILSNNPSKGLAMGIAKAWELYGSANARVLLIAQEKERNIFDQRAIENELLARNIHVIRRKFEDVSEKGSLDQDRRLFMDDQEVAVVYFRDGYMPSHYSLQNWGARLLLERSCAVKCPDIATQLAGTKKVQQELSRSGMLEVLLPGQPEAVARLRATFAGLYSLDMGEEGDQAITEAIAAPSCFVLKPQREGGGSVKPSDDYSPDHRLTATHEKL; this comes from the exons ATGGCCACCGGCTGGGGGAGCCTCTTGCAGGATGAACAGCAGCTGGAGGAGCTAGCAAGGCAGGCTGTGGACCGGGCCCTGGCGGAGGGAGTGTTGCTGAGGACCTCACAAGAGCCCAGCTCCTCGGAT GTCAGCTTCATTCTGATGCATAGGATTCCAAGTGTGAATGGATCACAGTTTAGCTTTCCTCTACTGATGGCTATTCTG GTGGTGAGCTACGCCCCATTCACACTCTTCCCCTCACTGGTCCCGAGTGCCTTGCTGGAGCAGGCCTATGCTGTACAAATGGACTTCAACCTGCTGGTGGATGCTGTCAGCCAGAACGCTGCCTTTCTGGAGCAAACTCTCTCCAG cACCATCAAAAGGGACAACTTTACTGCTCATCTCTTTGACATTCACAAGCAAGTCCTGAAAGAGGGCATTGCCCAG ACGGTGTTCCTGGGCCTGAATCGCTCAGACTACATGTTCCAGCGCAACGCAGATGGCTCTGCAGCCCTGAAACAGATTGAAATCAACACCATCTCTGCCAGCTTTGGGGGCCTAGCCTCCCGGACCCCTGCTGTGCATCG ACATGTTCTCAATGTCCTGGGTAAGACCAAAGAAGCTGCCAAGATCCTCTCCAATAATCCCAGCAAGGGATTGGCCATGGGGATTGCCAAAGCCTGGGAACTCTACGGCTCAGCCAA CGCTCGGGTGCTACTGATTgcccaagagaaggaaaggaatatATTTGACCAGCGTGCCATAGAGAATGAGCTACTGGCCAG GAATATCCATGTAATCCGGCGAAAGTTTGAAGATGTCTCTGAAAAGGGGTCTCTAGACCAGGACCGAAGACTGTTTAT GGACGACCAGGAAGTTGCTGTGGTTTACTTCCGGGATGGCTACATGCCAAGTCATTACAGTCTACAG AACTGGGGAGCACGGCTGCTGCTGGAGAGGTCATGTGCTGTGAAGTGCCCGGACATTGCCACGCAGCTGGCTGGGACTAAGAAGGTGCAACAGGAGCTGAGCAGATCAGGCATGCTGGAGGTGTTGCTCCCCGGCCAGCCTGAGGCCGTGGCCCGCCTCCGTGCCACCTTTGCTGGCCTCTACTCACTGGACATG GGTGAAGAAGGGGACCAGGCTATCACCGAGGCCATTGCTGCCCCTAGCTGCTTCGTGCTAAAGCCCCAGAGAGAGGGTGGAG
- the GSS gene encoding glutathione synthetase isoform X9 has product MATGWGSLLQDEQQLEELARQAVDRALAEGVLLRTSQEPSSSDVSFILMHRIPSVNGSQFSFPLLMAILVVSYAPFTLFPSLVPSALLEQAYAVQMDFNLLVDAVSQNAAFLEQTLSSTIKRDNFTAHLFDIHKQVLKEGIAQTVFLGLNRSDYMFQRNADGSAALKQIEINTISASFGGLASRTPAVHRHVLNVLGKTKEAAKILSNNPSKGLAMGIAKAWELYGSANARVLLIAQEKERNIFDQRAIENELLARNIHVIRRKFEDVSEKGSLDQDRRLFMDDQEVAVVYFRDGYMPSHYSLQNWGARLLLERSCAVKCPDIATQLAGTKKVQQELSRSGMLEVLLPGQPEAVARLRATFAGLYSLDMAGKDTCDEQARGTSASNQSHRAC; this is encoded by the exons ATGGCCACCGGCTGGGGGAGCCTCTTGCAGGATGAACAGCAGCTGGAGGAGCTAGCAAGGCAGGCTGTGGACCGGGCCCTGGCGGAGGGAGTGTTGCTGAGGACCTCACAAGAGCCCAGCTCCTCGGAT GTCAGCTTCATTCTGATGCATAGGATTCCAAGTGTGAATGGATCACAGTTTAGCTTTCCTCTACTGATGGCTATTCTG GTGGTGAGCTACGCCCCATTCACACTCTTCCCCTCACTGGTCCCGAGTGCCTTGCTGGAGCAGGCCTATGCTGTACAAATGGACTTCAACCTGCTGGTGGATGCTGTCAGCCAGAACGCTGCCTTTCTGGAGCAAACTCTCTCCAG cACCATCAAAAGGGACAACTTTACTGCTCATCTCTTTGACATTCACAAGCAAGTCCTGAAAGAGGGCATTGCCCAG ACGGTGTTCCTGGGCCTGAATCGCTCAGACTACATGTTCCAGCGCAACGCAGATGGCTCTGCAGCCCTGAAACAGATTGAAATCAACACCATCTCTGCCAGCTTTGGGGGCCTAGCCTCCCGGACCCCTGCTGTGCATCG ACATGTTCTCAATGTCCTGGGTAAGACCAAAGAAGCTGCCAAGATCCTCTCCAATAATCCCAGCAAGGGATTGGCCATGGGGATTGCCAAAGCCTGGGAACTCTACGGCTCAGCCAA CGCTCGGGTGCTACTGATTgcccaagagaaggaaaggaatatATTTGACCAGCGTGCCATAGAGAATGAGCTACTGGCCAG GAATATCCATGTAATCCGGCGAAAGTTTGAAGATGTCTCTGAAAAGGGGTCTCTAGACCAGGACCGAAGACTGTTTAT GGACGACCAGGAAGTTGCTGTGGTTTACTTCCGGGATGGCTACATGCCAAGTCATTACAGTCTACAG AACTGGGGAGCACGGCTGCTGCTGGAGAGGTCATGTGCTGTGAAGTGCCCGGACATTGCCACGCAGCTGGCTGGGACTAAGAAGGTGCAACAGGAGCTGAGCAGATCAGGCATGCTGGAGGTGTTGCTCCCCGGCCAGCCTGAGGCCGTGGCCCGCCTCCGTGCCACCTTTGCTGGCCTCTACTCACTGGACATG GCAGGGAAAGACACTTGTGATGAACAAGCACGTGGGACATCTGCTTCGAACCAAAGCCATCGAGCATGCTGA
- the GSS gene encoding glutathione synthetase isoform X3, producing the protein MATGWGSLLQDEQQLEELARQAVDRALAEGVLLRTSQEPSSSDVSFILMHRIPSVNGSQFSFPLLMAILVVSYAPFTLFPSLVPSALLEQAYAVQMDFNLLVDAVSQNAAFLEQTLSSTIKRDNFTAHLFDIHKQVLKEGIAQTVFLGLNRSDYMFQRNADGSAALKQIEINTISASFGGLASRTPAVHRARVLLIAQEKERNIFDQRAIENELLARNIHVIRRKFEDVSEKGSLDQDRRLFMDDQEVAVVYFRDGYMPSHYSLQNWGARLLLERSCAVKCPDIATQLAGTKKVQQELSRSGMLEVLLPGQPEAVARLRATFAGLYSLDMGEEGDQAITEAIAAPSCFVLKPQREGGGNNLYGEEMVQALERLKDSEERASYILMEKIEPEPFGNCLLRPGSPAQVVQCISELGIFGVYVRQGKTLVMNKHVGHLLRTKAIEHADGGVAAGVAVLDNPYPV; encoded by the exons ATGGCCACCGGCTGGGGGAGCCTCTTGCAGGATGAACAGCAGCTGGAGGAGCTAGCAAGGCAGGCTGTGGACCGGGCCCTGGCGGAGGGAGTGTTGCTGAGGACCTCACAAGAGCCCAGCTCCTCGGAT GTCAGCTTCATTCTGATGCATAGGATTCCAAGTGTGAATGGATCACAGTTTAGCTTTCCTCTACTGATGGCTATTCTG GTGGTGAGCTACGCCCCATTCACACTCTTCCCCTCACTGGTCCCGAGTGCCTTGCTGGAGCAGGCCTATGCTGTACAAATGGACTTCAACCTGCTGGTGGATGCTGTCAGCCAGAACGCTGCCTTTCTGGAGCAAACTCTCTCCAG cACCATCAAAAGGGACAACTTTACTGCTCATCTCTTTGACATTCACAAGCAAGTCCTGAAAGAGGGCATTGCCCAG ACGGTGTTCCTGGGCCTGAATCGCTCAGACTACATGTTCCAGCGCAACGCAGATGGCTCTGCAGCCCTGAAACAGATTGAAATCAACACCATCTCTGCCAGCTTTGGGGGCCTAGCCTCCCGGACCCCTGCTGTGCATCG CGCTCGGGTGCTACTGATTgcccaagagaaggaaaggaatatATTTGACCAGCGTGCCATAGAGAATGAGCTACTGGCCAG GAATATCCATGTAATCCGGCGAAAGTTTGAAGATGTCTCTGAAAAGGGGTCTCTAGACCAGGACCGAAGACTGTTTAT GGACGACCAGGAAGTTGCTGTGGTTTACTTCCGGGATGGCTACATGCCAAGTCATTACAGTCTACAG AACTGGGGAGCACGGCTGCTGCTGGAGAGGTCATGTGCTGTGAAGTGCCCGGACATTGCCACGCAGCTGGCTGGGACTAAGAAGGTGCAACAGGAGCTGAGCAGATCAGGCATGCTGGAGGTGTTGCTCCCCGGCCAGCCTGAGGCCGTGGCCCGCCTCCGTGCCACCTTTGCTGGCCTCTACTCACTGGACATG GGTGAAGAAGGGGACCAGGCTATCACCGAGGCCATTGCTGCCCCTAGCTGCTTCGTGCTAAAGCCCCAGAGAGAGGGTGGAG GTAACAACCTATACGGGGAGGAGATGGTACAGGCCCTGGAGCGGCTGAAGGACAGTGAGGAGAGAGCCTCCTACATCCTCATGGAGAAGATAGAACCTGAACCTTTTGGGAATTGTCTACTACGACCTGGAAGCCCTGCCCAAGTGGTCCAATGCATTTCAGAGCTGGGCATCTTCGGGGTCTATGTCAG GCAGGGAAAGACACTTGTGATGAACAAGCACGTGGGACATCTGCTTCGAACCAAAGCCATCGAGCATGCTGATGGTGGTGTGGCAGCAGGAGTGGCAGTCCTAGACAACCCATACcctgtgtga
- the GSS gene encoding glutathione synthetase isoform X1 — protein MATGWGSLLQDEQQLEELARQAVDRALAEGVLLRTSQEPSSSDVSFILMHRIPSVNGSQFSFPLLMAILVVSYAPFTLFPSLVPSALLEQAYAVQMDFNLLVDAVSQNAAFLEQTLSSTIKRDNFTAHLFDIHKQVLKEGIAQTVFLGLNRSDYMFQRNADGSAALKQIEINTISASFGGLASRTPAVHRHVLNVLGKTKEAAKILSNNPSKGLAMGIAKAWELYGSANARVLLIAQEKERNIFDQRAIENELLARNIHVIRRKFEDVSEKGSLDQDRRLFMDDQEVAVVYFRDGYMPSHYSLQNWGARLLLERSCAVKCPDIATQLAGTKKVQQELSRSGMLEVLLPGQPEAVARLRATFAGLYSLDMGEEGDQAITEAIAAPSCFVLKPQREGGGNNLYGEEMVQALERLKDSEERASYILMEKIEPEPFGNCLLRPGSPAQVVQCISELGIFGVYVRQGKTLVMNKHVGHLLRTKAIEHADGGVAAGVAVLDNPYPV, from the exons ATGGCCACCGGCTGGGGGAGCCTCTTGCAGGATGAACAGCAGCTGGAGGAGCTAGCAAGGCAGGCTGTGGACCGGGCCCTGGCGGAGGGAGTGTTGCTGAGGACCTCACAAGAGCCCAGCTCCTCGGAT GTCAGCTTCATTCTGATGCATAGGATTCCAAGTGTGAATGGATCACAGTTTAGCTTTCCTCTACTGATGGCTATTCTG GTGGTGAGCTACGCCCCATTCACACTCTTCCCCTCACTGGTCCCGAGTGCCTTGCTGGAGCAGGCCTATGCTGTACAAATGGACTTCAACCTGCTGGTGGATGCTGTCAGCCAGAACGCTGCCTTTCTGGAGCAAACTCTCTCCAG cACCATCAAAAGGGACAACTTTACTGCTCATCTCTTTGACATTCACAAGCAAGTCCTGAAAGAGGGCATTGCCCAG ACGGTGTTCCTGGGCCTGAATCGCTCAGACTACATGTTCCAGCGCAACGCAGATGGCTCTGCAGCCCTGAAACAGATTGAAATCAACACCATCTCTGCCAGCTTTGGGGGCCTAGCCTCCCGGACCCCTGCTGTGCATCG ACATGTTCTCAATGTCCTGGGTAAGACCAAAGAAGCTGCCAAGATCCTCTCCAATAATCCCAGCAAGGGATTGGCCATGGGGATTGCCAAAGCCTGGGAACTCTACGGCTCAGCCAA CGCTCGGGTGCTACTGATTgcccaagagaaggaaaggaatatATTTGACCAGCGTGCCATAGAGAATGAGCTACTGGCCAG GAATATCCATGTAATCCGGCGAAAGTTTGAAGATGTCTCTGAAAAGGGGTCTCTAGACCAGGACCGAAGACTGTTTAT GGACGACCAGGAAGTTGCTGTGGTTTACTTCCGGGATGGCTACATGCCAAGTCATTACAGTCTACAG AACTGGGGAGCACGGCTGCTGCTGGAGAGGTCATGTGCTGTGAAGTGCCCGGACATTGCCACGCAGCTGGCTGGGACTAAGAAGGTGCAACAGGAGCTGAGCAGATCAGGCATGCTGGAGGTGTTGCTCCCCGGCCAGCCTGAGGCCGTGGCCCGCCTCCGTGCCACCTTTGCTGGCCTCTACTCACTGGACATG GGTGAAGAAGGGGACCAGGCTATCACCGAGGCCATTGCTGCCCCTAGCTGCTTCGTGCTAAAGCCCCAGAGAGAGGGTGGAG GTAACAACCTATACGGGGAGGAGATGGTACAGGCCCTGGAGCGGCTGAAGGACAGTGAGGAGAGAGCCTCCTACATCCTCATGGAGAAGATAGAACCTGAACCTTTTGGGAATTGTCTACTACGACCTGGAAGCCCTGCCCAAGTGGTCCAATGCATTTCAGAGCTGGGCATCTTCGGGGTCTATGTCAG GCAGGGAAAGACACTTGTGATGAACAAGCACGTGGGACATCTGCTTCGAACCAAAGCCATCGAGCATGCTGATGGTGGTGTGGCAGCAGGAGTGGCAGTCCTAGACAACCCATACcctgtgtga
- the GSS gene encoding glutathione synthetase isoform X5, with amino-acid sequence MATGWGSLLQDEQQLEELARQAVDRALAEGVLLRTSQEPSSSDVSFILMHRIPSVNGSQFSFPLLMAILVVSYAPFTLFPSLVPSALLEQAYAVQMDFNLLVDAVSQNAAFLEQTLSSTIKRDNFTAHLFDIHKQVLKEGIAQTVFLGLNRSDYMFQRNADGSAALKQIEINTISASFGGLASRTPAVHRHVLNVLGKTKEAAKILSNNPSKGLAMGIAKAWELYGSANARVLLIAQEKERNIFDQRAIENELLARNIHVIRRKFEDVSEKGSLDQDRRLFMDDQEVAVVYFRDGYMPSHYSLQNWGARLLLERSCAVKCPDIATQLAGTKKVQQELSRSGMLEVLLPGQPEAVARLRATFAGLYSLDMGEEGDQAITEAIAAPSCFVLKPQREGGENPNKNMVLSQEVRILEWLVDTGV; translated from the exons ATGGCCACCGGCTGGGGGAGCCTCTTGCAGGATGAACAGCAGCTGGAGGAGCTAGCAAGGCAGGCTGTGGACCGGGCCCTGGCGGAGGGAGTGTTGCTGAGGACCTCACAAGAGCCCAGCTCCTCGGAT GTCAGCTTCATTCTGATGCATAGGATTCCAAGTGTGAATGGATCACAGTTTAGCTTTCCTCTACTGATGGCTATTCTG GTGGTGAGCTACGCCCCATTCACACTCTTCCCCTCACTGGTCCCGAGTGCCTTGCTGGAGCAGGCCTATGCTGTACAAATGGACTTCAACCTGCTGGTGGATGCTGTCAGCCAGAACGCTGCCTTTCTGGAGCAAACTCTCTCCAG cACCATCAAAAGGGACAACTTTACTGCTCATCTCTTTGACATTCACAAGCAAGTCCTGAAAGAGGGCATTGCCCAG ACGGTGTTCCTGGGCCTGAATCGCTCAGACTACATGTTCCAGCGCAACGCAGATGGCTCTGCAGCCCTGAAACAGATTGAAATCAACACCATCTCTGCCAGCTTTGGGGGCCTAGCCTCCCGGACCCCTGCTGTGCATCG ACATGTTCTCAATGTCCTGGGTAAGACCAAAGAAGCTGCCAAGATCCTCTCCAATAATCCCAGCAAGGGATTGGCCATGGGGATTGCCAAAGCCTGGGAACTCTACGGCTCAGCCAA CGCTCGGGTGCTACTGATTgcccaagagaaggaaaggaatatATTTGACCAGCGTGCCATAGAGAATGAGCTACTGGCCAG GAATATCCATGTAATCCGGCGAAAGTTTGAAGATGTCTCTGAAAAGGGGTCTCTAGACCAGGACCGAAGACTGTTTAT GGACGACCAGGAAGTTGCTGTGGTTTACTTCCGGGATGGCTACATGCCAAGTCATTACAGTCTACAG AACTGGGGAGCACGGCTGCTGCTGGAGAGGTCATGTGCTGTGAAGTGCCCGGACATTGCCACGCAGCTGGCTGGGACTAAGAAGGTGCAACAGGAGCTGAGCAGATCAGGCATGCTGGAGGTGTTGCTCCCCGGCCAGCCTGAGGCCGTGGCCCGCCTCCGTGCCACCTTTGCTGGCCTCTACTCACTGGACATG GGTGAAGAAGGGGACCAGGCTATCACCGAGGCCATTGCTGCCCCTAGCTGCTTCGTGCTAAAGCCCCAGAGAGAGGGTGGAG
- the GSS gene encoding glutathione synthetase isoform X8: MATGWGSLLQDEQQLEELARQAVDRALAEGVLLRTSQEPSSSDVSFILMHRIPSVNGSQFSFPLLMAILVVSYAPFTLFPSLVPSALLEQAYAVQMDFNLLVDAVSQNAAFLEQTLSSTIKRDNFTAHLFDIHKQVLKEGIAQTVFLGLNRSDYMFQRNADGSAALKQIEINTISASFGGLASRTPAVHRHVLNVLGKTKEAAKILSNNPSKGLAMGIAKAWELYGSANARVLLIAQEKERNIFDQRAIENELLARNIHVIRRKFEDVSEKGSLDQDRRLFMDDQEVAVVYFRDGYMPSHYSLQNWGARLLLERSCAVKCPDIATQLAGTKKVQQELSRSGMLEVLLPGQPEAVARLRATFAGLYSLDMGEEGDQAITEAIAAPSCFVLKPQREGGGMY, encoded by the exons ATGGCCACCGGCTGGGGGAGCCTCTTGCAGGATGAACAGCAGCTGGAGGAGCTAGCAAGGCAGGCTGTGGACCGGGCCCTGGCGGAGGGAGTGTTGCTGAGGACCTCACAAGAGCCCAGCTCCTCGGAT GTCAGCTTCATTCTGATGCATAGGATTCCAAGTGTGAATGGATCACAGTTTAGCTTTCCTCTACTGATGGCTATTCTG GTGGTGAGCTACGCCCCATTCACACTCTTCCCCTCACTGGTCCCGAGTGCCTTGCTGGAGCAGGCCTATGCTGTACAAATGGACTTCAACCTGCTGGTGGATGCTGTCAGCCAGAACGCTGCCTTTCTGGAGCAAACTCTCTCCAG cACCATCAAAAGGGACAACTTTACTGCTCATCTCTTTGACATTCACAAGCAAGTCCTGAAAGAGGGCATTGCCCAG ACGGTGTTCCTGGGCCTGAATCGCTCAGACTACATGTTCCAGCGCAACGCAGATGGCTCTGCAGCCCTGAAACAGATTGAAATCAACACCATCTCTGCCAGCTTTGGGGGCCTAGCCTCCCGGACCCCTGCTGTGCATCG ACATGTTCTCAATGTCCTGGGTAAGACCAAAGAAGCTGCCAAGATCCTCTCCAATAATCCCAGCAAGGGATTGGCCATGGGGATTGCCAAAGCCTGGGAACTCTACGGCTCAGCCAA CGCTCGGGTGCTACTGATTgcccaagagaaggaaaggaatatATTTGACCAGCGTGCCATAGAGAATGAGCTACTGGCCAG GAATATCCATGTAATCCGGCGAAAGTTTGAAGATGTCTCTGAAAAGGGGTCTCTAGACCAGGACCGAAGACTGTTTAT GGACGACCAGGAAGTTGCTGTGGTTTACTTCCGGGATGGCTACATGCCAAGTCATTACAGTCTACAG AACTGGGGAGCACGGCTGCTGCTGGAGAGGTCATGTGCTGTGAAGTGCCCGGACATTGCCACGCAGCTGGCTGGGACTAAGAAGGTGCAACAGGAGCTGAGCAGATCAGGCATGCTGGAGGTGTTGCTCCCCGGCCAGCCTGAGGCCGTGGCCCGCCTCCGTGCCACCTTTGCTGGCCTCTACTCACTGGACATG GGTGAAGAAGGGGACCAGGCTATCACCGAGGCCATTGCTGCCCCTAGCTGCTTCGTGCTAAAGCCCCAGAGAGAGGGTGGAG
- the GSS gene encoding glutathione synthetase isoform X2 encodes MATGWGSLLQDEQQLEELARQAVDRALAEGVLLRTSQEPSSSDVVSYAPFTLFPSLVPSALLEQAYAVQMDFNLLVDAVSQNAAFLEQTLSSTIKRDNFTAHLFDIHKQVLKEGIAQTVFLGLNRSDYMFQRNADGSAALKQIEINTISASFGGLASRTPAVHRHVLNVLGKTKEAAKILSNNPSKGLAMGIAKAWELYGSANARVLLIAQEKERNIFDQRAIENELLARNIHVIRRKFEDVSEKGSLDQDRRLFMDDQEVAVVYFRDGYMPSHYSLQNWGARLLLERSCAVKCPDIATQLAGTKKVQQELSRSGMLEVLLPGQPEAVARLRATFAGLYSLDMGEEGDQAITEAIAAPSCFVLKPQREGGGNNLYGEEMVQALERLKDSEERASYILMEKIEPEPFGNCLLRPGSPAQVVQCISELGIFGVYVRQGKTLVMNKHVGHLLRTKAIEHADGGVAAGVAVLDNPYPV; translated from the exons ATGGCCACCGGCTGGGGGAGCCTCTTGCAGGATGAACAGCAGCTGGAGGAGCTAGCAAGGCAGGCTGTGGACCGGGCCCTGGCGGAGGGAGTGTTGCTGAGGACCTCACAAGAGCCCAGCTCCTCGGAT GTGGTGAGCTACGCCCCATTCACACTCTTCCCCTCACTGGTCCCGAGTGCCTTGCTGGAGCAGGCCTATGCTGTACAAATGGACTTCAACCTGCTGGTGGATGCTGTCAGCCAGAACGCTGCCTTTCTGGAGCAAACTCTCTCCAG cACCATCAAAAGGGACAACTTTACTGCTCATCTCTTTGACATTCACAAGCAAGTCCTGAAAGAGGGCATTGCCCAG ACGGTGTTCCTGGGCCTGAATCGCTCAGACTACATGTTCCAGCGCAACGCAGATGGCTCTGCAGCCCTGAAACAGATTGAAATCAACACCATCTCTGCCAGCTTTGGGGGCCTAGCCTCCCGGACCCCTGCTGTGCATCG ACATGTTCTCAATGTCCTGGGTAAGACCAAAGAAGCTGCCAAGATCCTCTCCAATAATCCCAGCAAGGGATTGGCCATGGGGATTGCCAAAGCCTGGGAACTCTACGGCTCAGCCAA CGCTCGGGTGCTACTGATTgcccaagagaaggaaaggaatatATTTGACCAGCGTGCCATAGAGAATGAGCTACTGGCCAG GAATATCCATGTAATCCGGCGAAAGTTTGAAGATGTCTCTGAAAAGGGGTCTCTAGACCAGGACCGAAGACTGTTTAT GGACGACCAGGAAGTTGCTGTGGTTTACTTCCGGGATGGCTACATGCCAAGTCATTACAGTCTACAG AACTGGGGAGCACGGCTGCTGCTGGAGAGGTCATGTGCTGTGAAGTGCCCGGACATTGCCACGCAGCTGGCTGGGACTAAGAAGGTGCAACAGGAGCTGAGCAGATCAGGCATGCTGGAGGTGTTGCTCCCCGGCCAGCCTGAGGCCGTGGCCCGCCTCCGTGCCACCTTTGCTGGCCTCTACTCACTGGACATG GGTGAAGAAGGGGACCAGGCTATCACCGAGGCCATTGCTGCCCCTAGCTGCTTCGTGCTAAAGCCCCAGAGAGAGGGTGGAG GTAACAACCTATACGGGGAGGAGATGGTACAGGCCCTGGAGCGGCTGAAGGACAGTGAGGAGAGAGCCTCCTACATCCTCATGGAGAAGATAGAACCTGAACCTTTTGGGAATTGTCTACTACGACCTGGAAGCCCTGCCCAAGTGGTCCAATGCATTTCAGAGCTGGGCATCTTCGGGGTCTATGTCAG GCAGGGAAAGACACTTGTGATGAACAAGCACGTGGGACATCTGCTTCGAACCAAAGCCATCGAGCATGCTGATGGTGGTGTGGCAGCAGGAGTGGCAGTCCTAGACAACCCATACcctgtgtga
- the GSS gene encoding glutathione synthetase isoform X4 encodes MATGWGSLLQDEQQLEELARQAVDRALAEGVLLRTSQEPSSSDVSFILMHRIPSVNGSQFSFPLLMAILVVSYAPFTLFPSLVPSALLEQAYAVQMDFNLLVDAVSQNAAFLEQTLSSTIKRDNFTAHLFDIHKQVLKEGIAQTVFLGLNRSDYMFQRNADGSAALKQIEINTISASFGGLASRTPAVHRHVLNVLGKTKEAAKILSNNPSKGLAMGIAKAWELYGSANARVLLIAQEKERNIFDQRAIENELLARNIHVIRRKFEDVSEKGSLDQDRRLFMDDQEVAVVYFRDGYMPSHYSLQNWGARLLLERSCAVKCPDIATQLAGTKKVQQELSRSGMLEVLLPGQPEAVARLRATFAGLYSLDMGEEGDQAITEAIAAPSCFVLKPQREGGVNEAKDPRSAHLTRLSNEAQMRSALKL; translated from the exons ATGGCCACCGGCTGGGGGAGCCTCTTGCAGGATGAACAGCAGCTGGAGGAGCTAGCAAGGCAGGCTGTGGACCGGGCCCTGGCGGAGGGAGTGTTGCTGAGGACCTCACAAGAGCCCAGCTCCTCGGAT GTCAGCTTCATTCTGATGCATAGGATTCCAAGTGTGAATGGATCACAGTTTAGCTTTCCTCTACTGATGGCTATTCTG GTGGTGAGCTACGCCCCATTCACACTCTTCCCCTCACTGGTCCCGAGTGCCTTGCTGGAGCAGGCCTATGCTGTACAAATGGACTTCAACCTGCTGGTGGATGCTGTCAGCCAGAACGCTGCCTTTCTGGAGCAAACTCTCTCCAG cACCATCAAAAGGGACAACTTTACTGCTCATCTCTTTGACATTCACAAGCAAGTCCTGAAAGAGGGCATTGCCCAG ACGGTGTTCCTGGGCCTGAATCGCTCAGACTACATGTTCCAGCGCAACGCAGATGGCTCTGCAGCCCTGAAACAGATTGAAATCAACACCATCTCTGCCAGCTTTGGGGGCCTAGCCTCCCGGACCCCTGCTGTGCATCG ACATGTTCTCAATGTCCTGGGTAAGACCAAAGAAGCTGCCAAGATCCTCTCCAATAATCCCAGCAAGGGATTGGCCATGGGGATTGCCAAAGCCTGGGAACTCTACGGCTCAGCCAA CGCTCGGGTGCTACTGATTgcccaagagaaggaaaggaatatATTTGACCAGCGTGCCATAGAGAATGAGCTACTGGCCAG GAATATCCATGTAATCCGGCGAAAGTTTGAAGATGTCTCTGAAAAGGGGTCTCTAGACCAGGACCGAAGACTGTTTAT GGACGACCAGGAAGTTGCTGTGGTTTACTTCCGGGATGGCTACATGCCAAGTCATTACAGTCTACAG AACTGGGGAGCACGGCTGCTGCTGGAGAGGTCATGTGCTGTGAAGTGCCCGGACATTGCCACGCAGCTGGCTGGGACTAAGAAGGTGCAACAGGAGCTGAGCAGATCAGGCATGCTGGAGGTGTTGCTCCCCGGCCAGCCTGAGGCCGTGGCCCGCCTCCGTGCCACCTTTGCTGGCCTCTACTCACTGGACATG GGTGAAGAAGGGGACCAGGCTATCACCGAGGCCATTGCTGCCCCTAGCTGCTTCGTGCTAAAGCCCCAGAGAGAGGGTGGAG TAAATGAGGCCAAGGATCCAAGATCTGCCCACCTCACAAGGCTATCAAATGAAGCCCAGATGAGAAGTGCTTTGAAACTATAA